Part of the Drosophila simulans strain w501 unplaced genomic scaffold, Prin_Dsim_3.1 Segkk46_quiver_pilon, whole genome shotgun sequence genome is shown below.
GGCGTCGCAGTGGCTTTCTTAGCCTTTGTGCCAGCGGATCCAGATGCCTTTTTTTGGACCACTTTTTTCTCAACTGTCGCTGGCGTGGCAGCCACTGGGGAAGCGGGCGTTGCAACTGCAGAATCAGACATTTTATTCACCGAGaacactttttttctgttaaaaacGGCCCGCGCGCTGCCTACCAACCTCCTTTGCtcttatgagaatcgaggaggagagcaCTTTAACAATGCTACTGACATCAGTCGTTTACTATGTCGAAGTTGGCTTGaagtataaactttttttaattttttagtatttaaaatcattaataaaaataaggttttaattgttctacacttttaaataattatttcgtcactttgcatttttaaaaggatGTAATATGGATTTTGAGACTTTCAAATGTTGattgaagttttatatttacatttttaactggaccaatttataacaaaacatcaattaaaataagaaatattgcaaatattttactaattcctaatgtttattgaaattgcaacgTTCATCCCTTAGAAAGACTTCTGAAAGAAgcgtatattattaattaaggtACTATATTAGATAATTTAAGTTCACATTAACCTACAGAAACAGTTTCTTTTACGGCAgcattcagaaataattttctattgttaaaaatacaaatactttcttaaataatataatattaatataataaataaaattttcttgaattattaatgtgtttgcttaattagaTCAGACCTTTcatgcatattttcaaataatttgttcggAAATCAATCGATTTCCTCGCCATATATGCATTAGCCTCGAtgtagtcaaataaataaatcaaatgaaaaataagaagcaacaatttttttattatcctttgttatgtaatagatattaaattccccaaccaaattagccaatttccatgctgaattttagataacttttattttttacagacGTTTGAAGGGACAGTGTCAATAGTCCCGTACGACCtcttcaataatatttacaacttaaattaacacatagaaaaaaatataaaacagctcattttattttattattttctgttattttataaatattgctctcatcaatgtaatttcattatttccaaaCTGTCTTTCGcggaatttagattttttttaggtgtttaAAGTTCAGCGTCCCTTGCCACGACACTGGCACTGCTAGTTTTACTGGACGTTAGCaccaagaacaaataaaaaatatttattattgtaataacctcttctttaatttaataataaaaataagattattttgattCTTTCTCTGGcagaattactatttttacgtatgattgaagatattaatataataataatagaatatgaattttgttcttatttgtttttattttataaatagtcgcaacagaaaattttatCTCATTGAATCTAGTTtgtggtcctgaaaaggaccgatTATAGAGTACTACACTGCAAGTTGATGCCCTGTCAGCTTAAGCACGCTCGCCGCGAATGCGTCGCGCTAACTGGATGTCTTTGGGCATAATGGTGACACGCTTGGCATGAATGGCACACAAGTTGGTATCTTCGAAGAGACCAACTAGGTAGGCTTCGCTAGCTTCCTGCAGAGCCATAACCGCCGAGCTCTGGAATCGCAAGTCCGTCTTAAAGTCCTGAGCGATTTCACGCACCAGACGCTGGAAAGGCAGCTTGCGGATTAGAAGCTCGGTGCTCTTTTGGTAGCGACGGATTTCACGCAAGGCCACTGTTCCAGGGCGATAGCGATGGGGCTTCTTCACACCTCCAGTGGCTGGAGCACTCTTGCGAGCGGCCTTTGTAGCCAGTTGTTTGCGTGGTGCTTTTCCACCAGTCGATTTGCGTGCAGTTTGCTTGGTTCGAGCCATTTGGGTTTCACAAAATTTCACGTTCACTACTTCACgtttaaaaacacaataaacgatcAGAGCATTTGCTACCTACTTATATAGCAATCGCGGAtggtgaaagagagagagaaaaacagaggccatttcatttgacgaCCGAAGAACGAAACGAACATATCGTTCGTACTCTCTCGGGTTTTTGTCGTTTTACCTATAAATAGGGGCACGCCGAAACGTTGAATTTAGTTCTTTAGTGACTTTcgtgctgtgtgtgtataataGTATAAAACAGTGAAAAATGACTGGTCGTGGTAAAGGAGGCAAAGGCTTGGGAAAGGGTGGCGCCAAGCGTCATCGCAAAGTGCTGCGTGATAACATCCAAGGTATCACGAAGCCTGCTATCCGCCGTTTGGCTCGTCGAGGCGGTGTGAAGCGCATATCTGGACTCATATACGAGGAAACGCGTGGCGTTCTGAAGGTTTTCTTGGAGAACGTAATTCGTGATGCCGTCACCTACACCGAACACGCCAAGAGGAAGACAGTTACAGCCATGGATGTTGTCTACGCTCTGAAGAGGCAAGGCCGCACCCTCTACGGATTTGGCGGTTAAAAAAACTGTAAATTCTGTACCCCTATTAAGCAatcggtccttttcaggaccactatttagtttttaaaaggaggaagattttcaaaaagtatttaattttattggttgggacttaagaaatatgtagatcgtaactaaaataaatgtcgGTCGTTCGTACTCTTTCAGACGGAATGTGTATTTCTAACATGGCCTTGAACAGACTGAAGTGGTTTTAGACACCGCGTGTAAAGCATCACATCGTGGTGTGGGAGTATTTAAAGAAGCAAATTGTAGTTTATACCGCATATAGAAGAAAAACTGTACTACATGTCAATctttaagtagttttttttatgatttactatttacaaaaaaattccaagtgtaaaatttttttcaattctttggTAATAATTTGGTCGTCCTGAAAAGGACGGTTTGACGATTTTATGTACAAGTAGGTTTTTAGCTTAGCCTTTGAAACGTTTAGGCCTTCTTCTCGGTCTTCTTGGGCAACAGAACAGCCTGTATATTAGGCAACACGCCACCTTGTGCAATTGTGACGCCGGAGAGCAGCTTGTTTAACTCCTCGTCGTTTCGGATGGCCAGTTGCAGATGACGCGGAATAATTCTAGTCTTCTTGTTGTCACGAGCAGCATTGCCAGCCAACTCGAGAACCTCAGCGGCCAGATATTCCATTACGGCAGCTAGGTAAACTGGAGCGCCTGCACCAACACGCTCGGCGTAGTTGCCCTTTCGCAGCAGACGGTGAATACGGCCCACAGGGAATTGAAGACCGGCACGGTTCGAGCGGGACTTTGCCTTTCCCTTCACtttgccaccttttccacGTCCAGACATTTTGCTTTGCGTTTATTTCACTTAGTTCACTTTACACACGGAACACGAATGCTCGTCGAACCCCGACAGcggaatatttatacttttccgtttgccgGCGCGTTCAGTTAGGGGTGGGTGACTTAGACCTGAATTGACTGctcgaaaaaaagtataaaggtGAACGCGTTCGGGCCCACATCACGATAAGTGAATTgtgtttgtgaaaatataagtaaCGTGAACAATGCCTCCGAAAACTAGTGGAAAGGCAGCCAAGAAGGCTGGCAAGGCTCAGAAGAACATCACCAAGAccgacaagaaaaagaagcgcaaGAGGAAGGAGAGCTATGCCATCTACATTTACAAGGTTCTCAAGCAGGTCCATCCTGACACCGGAATTTCGTCGAAGGCGATGAGCATAATGAACAGCtttgtaaatgatattttcgaGCGAATTGCTGCCGAAGCGTCTCGTCTAGCTCACTACAACAAGCGCTCGACCATCACCAGTCGGGAAATCCAAACGGCTGTTCGCCTGCTTCTGCCTGGAGAGTTGGCCAAGCATGCTGTCAGTGAGGGAACCAAGGCTGTTACCAAGTACACCAGCTCCAAATAATTGGCTCCTGCGAATGCGGACAACAATCCAAAACGGCCCTTTTCAGGGCCACAATGGTTTATaccaaagaaatgcatttttcaatataccAATCACCAAtcatcgaaaattaatttaccaataAAACGTATCTACCcgcaagtgagtgagtgatactgttcaaataaatatcggaaacgaaaactgaatgcggccaatatgcaatataattcaataacGCAAGACATGAagcgttttattgttgctgcgaacgtcagctaataaataagtagaacattttaatacacaaatactatttaaattaaagtttttttctcttgcaAAAGAACGTTGTAGCCCTGAAAAGGActtgtataaacaaatttcagatCTATAatcataaatctaaatttttgaTTGCGAACATGTACCAAATACTGtactttttcacaatttactttttggcagccgTAGTCTTTGCTTTCGGCTTCTTGGCGGTAGCAGAAACCGATGCTTTCTTCACCGTCTTTTTGGGTCTTGCAGACACCgctggctttgcctttggggCTTTCGCTACTACAGCCTTTGGCTTCGATGCAGTCACTTTCGCCTTTGTTGCGGCGTTCTTCGACTTTACGATTCCAGTTTTCTTGGCATCCTTGGCTTTTGCCTTctcagttttcttattttcggcAGTCTTTTTGGTAGCCACACCCTTCTTAGCTTTGGGCTTTTTGTCAGCAGCCCCAGCGGCGGTTTTTTTTGAGGAGACACCAATCTTCTTAGAGGCTACCTTCttgctttgaacttttttctctGCAGACAAAACCTTCGACTTTGCCTTCGGATCTTTGTCCTTCTTGGCGGAGGCCGACAGTTTAAAAGATCCAGATGcaccttttccctttgtttggaTAAGCTTTCCATTGACCACGGCCGATTTTAGGTACTTCTTGATGAATGGCGCTAACTTTTGGGCGTCGCATTTATAGGTGGcagtgatatatttttttattgcaagaaGTGATGAACCGCCACGttcctttaaatttttaatagaagCGTCCACCATTTGCTGAGTTGGCGGATGTGACGGCGTCGCAGTGGCTTTCTTAGCCTTTGTGCCAGCGGATCCAGATGCCTTTTTTTGGACCACTTTTTTCTCAACTGTCGCTGGCGTGGCAGCCACTGGGGAAGCGGGCGTTGCAACTGCAGAATCAGACATTTTATTCACCGAGaacactttttttctgttaaaaacGGCCCGCGCGCTGCCTACCAACCTCCTTTGCtcttatgagaatcgaggaggagagcaCTTTAACAATGCTACTGACATCAGTCGTTTACTATGTCGAAGTTGGCTTGaagtataaactttttttaattttttagtatttaaaatcattaataaaaataaggttttaattgttctacacttttaaataattatttcgtcactttgcatttttaaaaggatGTAATATGGATTTTGAGACTTTCAAATGTTGattgaagttttatatttacatttttaactggaccaatttataacaaaacatcaattaaaataagaaatattgcaaatattttactaattcctaatgtttattgaaattgcaacgTTCATCCCTTAGAAAGACTTCTGAAAGAAgcgtatattattaattaaggtACTATATTAGATAATTTAAGTTCACATTAACCTACAGAAACAGTTTCTTTTACGGCAgcattcagaaataattttctattgttaaaaatacaaatactttcttaaat
Proteins encoded:
- the LOC120285554 gene encoding histone H4; this encodes MTGRGKGGKGLGKGGAKRHRKVLRDNIQGITKPAIRRLARRGGVKRISGLIYEETRGVLKVFLENVIRDAVTYTEHAKRKTVTAMDVVYALKRQGRTLYGFGG
- the LOC120285543 gene encoding histone H2A, which gives rise to MSGRGKGGKVKGKAKSRSNRAGLQFPVGRIHRLLRKGNYAERVGAGAPVYLAAVMEYLAAEVLELAGNAARDNKKTRIIPRHLQLAIRNDEELNKLLSGVTIAQGGVLPNIQAVLLPKKTEKKA
- the LOC120285547 gene encoding histone H2B; this translates as MPPKTSGKAAKKAGKAQKNITKTDKKKKRKRKESYAIYIYKVLKQVHPDTGISSKAMSIMNSFVNDIFERIAAEASRLAHYNKRSTITSREIQTAVRLLLPGELAKHAVSEGTKAVTKYTSSK
- the LOC120285539 gene encoding histone H1-like → MSDSAVATPASPVAATPATVEKKVVQKKASGSAGTKAKKATATPSHPPTQQMVDASIKNLKERGGSSLLAIKKYITATYKCDAQKLAPFIKKYLKSAVVNGKLIQTKGKGASGSFKLSASAKKDKDPKAKSKVLSAEKKVQSKKVASKKIGVSSKKTAAGAADKKPKAKKGVATKKTAENKKTEKAKAKDAKKTGIVKSKNAATKAKVTASKPKAVVAKAPKAKPAVSARPKKTVKKASVSATAKKPKAKTTAAKK